In Pseudoalteromonas sp. '520P1 No. 423', the sequence ACTTTGCCATAAATCATTGAGCAATTCACGCGCAAGAAAAGGTAGGTTATTTTCAGCATCTTCAAGAATACCGTTAATGGCATTTTGTGCAGGGTATCGACCTTTTGGCATGATGATACCGAACTCAGCGAGTAAACCGCGTAATCGGTTTATACGTGCGGTTCTGTCTTTAATTGCACCTTGTCTGATGCGGTGTAAACACAGCACGGCTTGTTGTTCTTCGCTTTTAATACTGACAAAACGTGTTTTTGGTCTTGTAGCTGCTTCGCAAATAGCTTCAGCATCATTGGCGTCATTCTTTTCATTTTGGCGATAGGGAATAACAAATTTAGACGCCATAATACGCACATCATGACCGAGTTTGATAAATTCCCTTGCCCAATAGTGGGCACCGGAGCAAGCTTCCATTGCAATAATACAGGGTGGAAGTTGTGTTATTTCCTCTAATAGCTTGTTTCTTTTGATAGTTTTTCTTAATTTACACTTGTCATGCTTATCAACACCGTGGATACTAAAAACTAATTTGGCTAAATCAATGCCAACAACTTTAATTAAAGACATATGGGCTCTCCATTTTTTGACTGTTTACACTTTCAATATGGCACAAATGCCAATTGGATGGGGAGTCCATATCATTCGTTAGTTTTCTGGAGTTCACAATGAACGATATATATAAATTAAGTATTTTAGCACTTCTTTCCTTTATCTCTGGTTGTGCTGGTCTGACAGGGTTTACTGGTGCCGATTCTGGCAATAGAGTTGGTGAGTGGGTTGAATATAATGTCAACCACCCCGGGTTGACTGTAAAGATTATCGAACCATTTAGTCAGGAGCTAATGCCAATTTCTACCATAGGTAAAACGTCACCATCTCCTTTACGACATACTGTAAAGTTCGGCAGACAATCAAATTTCCATAAACTAGAAATTATAGGCAGATACCACAAAGATTTGTACCTTGATGGTAGGTTTTATGGTTCTATCTGGACGGGCGATGTAGTCATAAAAGATGGTGTAATGTCGATCGATGGTAAACTAATATCAGAAATCGAAAACTAATCGGGTAGCCGGAGGTCTCTAACCTCCAGCCCCCACACCACCCATCATGCGGGTCCGCAATGGGCGGTTCATCTCCCGTAATGAATCTTTATCCAAACATCTCTTAATGATACGAGTCCTTGTTTAGCCAAAAAATCATTGTTGATCGCTATATTGATCCCTTTGGTTTTTGTGCTTCTACCAGATCCCTTACTTGTGATGCCACATGAAATAGCTAAATATTCACTCACTCCTAGTTTAATTAAACTTCTCACCTTTGTTCGTGGCTTTCGCCATTGACGCCAATAACACATACGCAATCGACGTCGTATCCAAGCATCAAGATCAACCGCGAATTGATAAACATTGGCTATCAAAAAGTAATCCCCCCAACCACGTAAAAATTGTGTGAGTTTATGAATTTGTAGTGTCATAGATATACCCCAATTACGATTGGTGAGCTTCCTGACTTTCTATTTAAATAACTTTAAAGCATTGTCATGTATTTTCACCTGTGCGTAACGAAAGGTAAAACCTAGAAACTTCGAGCCTGACACTGGGCCTACTCGACTTTTAGATTCATTTTCAATCAATTTCAAACGTTTGGTAATGTAATGACTGATATCCTTTTTGACTTGAGTACTCTTACTTTGAGTTTTCACTAAAATGATAATATCATCGGCATAACGCGCAAACTTGAGTTGCTCATTAGATAGCTTCTTGTCCAATTCATCTAATAAAATGTTAGATAGTAATGGAGACAGTGGCCCACCTTGCGGTACGCCTTTATCCGATGCAAACCAAAGACCGGTTTCAACTTCTGCTATGCCTGCTCGTAAATATTTACCGAGCAGTCGCATGAGTGATTTATCTTTGATTTTACGACCAATGCGGTTCATTAACATGTCATGATTTACTTCATCGAAAAACTTCGATAAATCAATATCAACCGCAGTCTTAAAACCTTGTTTAACACAAGATTGAACATAACTTACTGCCTGACTTGCTCTTTTACCCGGGCGATACCCATAACTATGAGATGAAAATAGTGGTTCAAAGTACGGAGTTATTACTTGAGAAATGGCTTGTTGGATCATTCTGTCGATAACAGAGGGGATCCCAAGTAATCGCTCACCACCATCCGATTTGAGAATACGTACCCGTTTAACCGGAAGAGGTTGGTAAGTCTCATCGAGGATCTTAGATTTAATTTCTTGCCAGTGTTGCACAGCAAACGCGTTAAACTCATCGATTTTCATGTTATCAATGCCCGGTGCGCCTTTATTGGATTTTACATGTTGCCATGCTGTGCCAATGTTCAGGTCGCTGAGCATTTGGCTACTACGCCGTCTGCTGACTTCTGTTTAATCACTTATAAGATTACTCAGATAAGCGCGATTGATTTGTTATCTTATATTCGCTCAACCAATTCGATAACTAAACTGATTGCCAAGGCTTGATCGACCAGTTGCCTCACTGGTTACTTTATCAATTGCATGTTAAACAGATCTCCCCGGATAATTGCATTCACTTTCTCTGCACTGCTGCATCATTTACGGTAGCCGTTAGATCACTTGGCTTCGTTGTCTTGTGCCAACTTGCCTCCAGCCTACGCCTAGTATGATATTTTTGTTCATCAGATCGCAGATTTGCTAGCGGCTTCCTCCGGACTATCTCTCACGATTTAGCCCTTGCCATTCGCTAGTAGTTAGCGTTTAATAACAGCATGTTAGTAAACGGTGATCTTCCTACAGAGGACTTTCACCTCATTAGTAAATGCCCATGCCGGGCGTACACAAGTCAAAGCACGCGGACTTGGTAAAGCTGTCACCTTTTTTGTTCCAAAAAAGCCGCCAACTTCACCAAGCCGGTGTTTGAGGCGTTATGTTTCTAATGGCAGATCATATTTTTAATCTATCTATAACAATAATGAGGAAAAACTCTATGAAAAAACTAATCACTTTATTAACTTTTTTATGTGCCGCATCGGCTCAAGCTGCTGTTGTAACATCAGGGCCTGTAGAACTTGGGAATATTCAAATTATTGATGATGCAAATCCTAGAGTATATCTAGGTGGTGTTACTCTTGATGGAACAGCTCTTGGTTGTGACAATAACATTCCAGTTATCCTCCTCAACACTTCACGAGGTGCTTTAATGTATGAAACATTACTTTCTGCCAAAAAAGCTGGTCAAAAAGTTAACTTAGTTGCGAGCAAATGCTGGGATATATACTCTACTCCTATAGTTTACTCGATTTACACTCACTAATTAGTAGTAAAAACATAATCGGGTAGCCGGGGGTCTCTAACCTCCAGCCCCCACACCACCCATCATGCGGGTCCGCAATGGGCGGTTCATCTCCCGTAATGAATCTTTATCCAAACATCTCTTAATGATACGAGTCCTTGTTTAGCCAAAAAATCATTGTTGATCGCTATATTGATCCCTTTGGTTTTTGAGCTTCTACAAGGTCCTTCGCCTAAAGCGCCTACTTTTGGTACTTGTGATGCCACATGAAATAGCTAAATATTCACTCACTCCTAGTTTAATTAAACTTCTCACCTTTGTTCGTGGCTTTCGCCATTGACGCCAATAACACATACGCAATCGACGTCGTATCCAAGCATCTAGATCAACCGCGAGTTGATAAACATTGGCTATCAAAAAGTAATCCCCCCAACCACGTAAAAATTGTGTGAGTTTATGAATTTGTAGTGTCATAGATATACCCCAATTACGATTGGTGAGCTTCCTGACTTTCTCTTTAAATAACTTTAAAGCATTGTCATGTATTTTCACCTGTGCGTAACGAAAGGTAAAACCTAGAAACTTCGAGCCTGACACTGGGCCTACTCGACTTTTAGATTCATTTACAATCAATTTCAAACGTTTGGTAATGTAATGACTGATATCCTTTTTGACTTGAGTACCCTTACTTTTAGTTTTCACTAAAATGATAATATCATCGTCATAACGCGCAAACTTGAGTTGCTCATTAGATAGCTTCTTGTCCAATTCATCTAATAAAATGTTAGATAGTAATGGAGACAGTGGCTCACCTTGCGGTACGCCTT encodes:
- a CDS encoding IS110 family transposase → MSLIKVVGIDLAKLVFSIHGVDKHDKCKLRKTIKRNKLLEEITQLPPCIIAMEACSGAHYWAREFIKLGHDVRIMASKFVIPYRQNEKNDANDAEAICEAATRPKTRFVSIKSEEQQAVLCLHRIRQGAIKDRTARINRLRGLLAEFGIIMPKGRYPAQNAINGILEDAENNLPFLARELLNDLWQSIKSLNAEILKYDRKLYKLANQMKDAKRLMSIPGIGEVTATAVVATVNDAKHFDTSRSFAAWIGLVPRQYSTGGVARLGRISKRGEKHIRTCLIHGARAVIANCKNKTDRTSLWVKDLIERRGFKRATVALAAKNARLIWALLHSEKEYQIDYVK
- the ltrA gene encoding group II intron reverse transcriptase/maturase; this encodes MLSDLNIGTAWQHVKSNKGAPGIDNMKIDEFNAFAVQHWQEIKSKILDETYQPLPVKRVRILKSDGGERLLGIPSVIDRMIQQAISQVITPYFEPLFSSHSYGYRPGKRASQAVSYVQSCVKQGFKTAVDIDLSKFFDEVNHDMLMNRIGRKIKDKSLMRLLGKYLRAGIAEVETGLWFASDKGVPQGGPLSPLLSNILLDELDKKLSNEQLKFARYADDIIILVKTQSKSTQVKKDISHYITKRLKLIENESKSRVGPVSGSKFLGFTFRYAQVKIHDNALKLFK
- a CDS encoding group II intron maturase-specific domain-containing protein encodes the protein MTLQIHKLTQFLRGWGDYFLIANVYQLAVDLDAWIRRRLRMCYWRQWRKPRTKVRSLIKLGVSEYLAISCGITSTKSRRFRRRTL